A single region of the Ptychodera flava strain L36383 chromosome 9, AS_Pfla_20210202, whole genome shotgun sequence genome encodes:
- the LOC139140080 gene encoding coiled-coil domain-containing protein 177-like — translation MEQTVGMTVPNYNVDDFFDEPDNDDNKAEDEREGKVKRDPKLKLDLYNFESPEAEDSRYILTSPRSLEACARYGIRPVELLLKSIEDFEDEYGPLGKSQKAIRKIYEEHEQDRRTKLKICRTEREKIILEDEDKDKTGGPTAIDKYFKKYPTRTSSPSKPMYKSMEVGGGDTGSLQRKRTAWTTSIGHERVTPEELDNRARELYDLGKKKDDEDLKETRKSRSRTRYTNEDPFAVRDKGKSFSSTSLRPSSAASSFSRKNVSGSSSALELVGTGLTEKDQKIVNLMKAKLASEREQDQQRELARLTWDEEHRTERQKKLESEIQRRRNMAEVQRDRERKKRIVEKQRKLAELELVSEARRVVEYKEMEAERNLERQRQVETSKLLMKKQIDEQKKRQQQHLKTSKDREDDEFRDMVKHHLDYSLSKAERIKQMKEEDEHRRVQLRNKQEMEKYKSKKAELEKLSKEERLLLAESLEMKHHLASQKYATHIQQRDNEIMLSKMKKEQQVRKSKESKTAAEREMDEWRDALLEHRKMLDDIAVRKSAKVTEEKAMRAHEARSLKEKTQKKNLHRVKEDEERWKRDTEDLLIIKDSVTKRVASDRERSLERSRSAARASEDLRNRIRDEYAGGFDKMAEKARLQARIGTGVQSATKNMSTLSLG, via the exons ATGGAGCAGACGGTTGGTATGACAGTTCCAAACTACAACGTAGATGACTTCTTCGATGAGCCAGACAATGACG ATAACAAAGCAGAAGATGAAAGAGAAGGGAAAGTCAAGAGGGACCCAAAGCTGAAGTTGGACTTGTACAACTTTGAAAGCCCAGAAGCAGAGGACAGTAGATATATCTTGACAAGTCCCCGCTCTCTAGAAGCGTGTGCACGTTATGGCATCAGG CCTGTTGAACTTCTACTGAAATCAATTGAAGATTTTGAAGATGAGTATGGGCCACTAGGAAAATCTCAGAAAGCAATTCGGAAGATTTATGAGGAACATGAGCAAGATAGACGGA caAAGTTAAAGATATGTCgaactgaaagagaaaaaatcATCCTAGAAGATGAAGACAAGGACAAAACTGGTGGTCCTACAGCGATTGATAAATACTTTAAAAAGTACCCAACAAGGACATCCTCTCCTTCAAAACCTATGTACAAAA GTATGGAAGTCGGTGGTGGTGACACTGGCAGTCTACAAAGGAAAAGAACGGCATGGACCACGTCTATAGGACATGAAAGAGTCACACCGGAAGAACTTGATAATAG GGCTAGGGAGCTTTATGACCttggaaagaaaaaagatgATGAAGATCTCAAAGAAACTAGAAAATCCAG GTCAAGGACAAGGTACACCAATGAGGACCCCTTTGCTGTCAGAGACAAGGGCAAATCATTTTCCAGTACATCACTCAGACCAAGTAGTGCGGCTTCATCGTTTTCAAGGAAAAACGTATCAGGAAGTAGCAGCGCATTGGAACTCGTTGGCACTGGCCTAACAGAGAAG GATCAAAAGATTGTCAACTTGATGAAAGCTAAACTTGCATCAGAGAGGGAACAGGATCAACAGAGGGAATTGGCAAGGCTTACTTGGGATGAAGAACATCGCACTGAAAGACAAAAGAAGCTGGAATCTGAAATTCAGAGACGCAGAAATATGGCTGAagtacagagagacagagaaaggaAAAAG AGAATTGTTGAGAAACAGAGGAAACTTGCAGAACTTGAGTTGGTATCAGAAGCAAGACGGGTTGTGGAATACAAAGAAATGGAGGCTGAAAGAAATCTAGAAAGGCAAAGGCAGGTTGAG ACAAGCAAACTCTTGATGAAGAAACAGATAGACGAACAAAAGAAGAGACAACAA CAACACTTGAAGACCTCCAAGGACAGGGAAGACGATGAATTCCGAGACATGGTGAAGCATCATCTGGACTACTCGCTGAGTAAAGCTGAAAGGATCAAACAGATGAAAGAGGAGGATGAGCACAGG AGAGTACAGCTgagaaacaaacaagaaatggagaaatacaaatcaaagaaggcAGAATTAGAAAAACTTTCTAA GGAGGAACGATTACTGTTGGCCGAGTCACTGGAAATGAAACACCACCTAGCCTCACAGAAATATGCCACTCATATACAACAGAGGGACAATGAAATCATGCTCAGCAA AATGAAGAAAGAGCAGCAGGTTAGGAAAAGCAAAGAATCTAAGACAGCTGCTGAACGAGAAATGGATGAATGGAGAGATGCATTGCTAGAACATCGCAAAATG TTGGATGACATTGCTGTCAGGAAATCAGCCAAAGTGACTGAAGAGAAAGCAATGAGGGCTCATGAAGCCAGAAGTCTCAAAGAAAAAACTCAGAAGAAAAACTTACACAG AGTTAAGGAAGATGAGGAACGCTGGAAAAGAGACACCGAAGATTTGCTGATAATCAAGGACAGTGTGACAAAGCGTGTGGCAAGTGACCGAGAAAGATCTTTGGAGAGATCTAGATCAGCTGCTAGAGCATCAGAAGATTTGAGAAACAGAATCAGGGATGAATACGCAGG TGGTTTTGACAAAATGGCTGAGAAAGCCAGGCTGCAAGCTAGGATTGGTACAGGTGTACAATCAGCAACCAAGAACATGTCAACATTATCACTCGGCTGA
- the LOC139140081 gene encoding 3-ketoacyl-CoA thiolase B, peroxisomal-like encodes MERLKTIAGHLASSPGSSVSIQSNPTNALCALNQTGPDDVVVVSAKRTPIGKAKRGSFKDTYLDDLLVAAIKGVLEETKIDPKFIGDIAVGNVGSSGAAAFSRMAQFRSGLPETVPLHSVNRQCSSGLQAVMNIANGIKVGQYDAGLGCGVESMSFNKQGQALQEGVNPKNFENDLARDCMIPMGITSENVAEKYGVTREMQDRMGYESQVKAKRAADAGHFKDEIVPVTTMIKDKDGNEREITVTKDEGIRPSTLEGLAKLKPAFKQGGTTTAGNSSQVSDGAAAVLLMRRSLANQLGLPVFGRFISYAVAGVPPDVMGIGPAFAIPLALEKAGLTLDDIDVFEINEAFASQATYCVNKLGIPMEKVNPNGGAIALGHPLGCTGARQVATLLYELKRRGKRSYGVISMCIGTGMGAAAVLEYPGP; translated from the exons ATGGAAAGACTGAAGACGATCGCAGGACATCTGGCTTCCTCACCTGGGTCGAGCGTATCCATTCAATCCAATCCGACGAATGCGCTCTGTGCGTTGAACCAGACTGGCCCAGATGATGTGGTTGTCGTCTCGGCAAAGAGAACGCCAATCGGGAAAGCCAAGAGAGgatcttttaag GACACGTACTTGGATGACTTGTTAGTTGCTGCCATTAAAGGTGTCCTGGAGGAGACTAAAATAGATCCAAAGTTTATCGGTGACATCGCTGTTGGCAATGTTGGTTCTTCAGGAGCTGCTGCGTTTAGCAGAATGGCCCAGTTCAGAAG CGGATTGCCAGAGACTGTTCCCCTACATTCAGTCAATAGGCAGTGTTCCTCAGGTCTCCAGGCTGTTATGAATATCGCCAATGGTATTAAAGTTGGTCAGTACGATGCTGGTCTTGGCTGTGG AGTTGAGTCAATGTCATTCAATAAACAAGGACAGGCCCTGCAAGAGGGCGTAAATccaaaaaattttgagaatgatcTCGCCAGAGACTGTATGATTCCAATGGG tataacctcagaaaatgttgcTGAAAAGTATGGTGTGACTCGAGAAATGCAGGACAGAATGGGATATGAATCACAGGTCAA AGCAAAGAGGGCAGCTGATGCTGGACATTTCAAAGATGAAATTGTTCCCGTGACAACCATGATCAAAGACAAGGATGGAAATGAACGTGAAATAACA GTAACTAAAGATGAGGGCATTCGACCCTCCACATTGGAAGGCCTGGCAAAACTGAAGCCTGCATTTAAACAGGGAGGAACCACAACAGCAG GCAACTCAAGTCAGGTTAGTGATGGAGCAGCGGCAGTCTTGCTTATGAGGCGTTCTCTGGCCAACCAGCTTGGACTACCGGTCTTTGGTCGCTTCATCTCCTATGCTGTGGCTGGTGTACCACCGGATGTCATGGGTATTGGTCCTGCATTCGCAATACCACTGGCATTGGAGAAAGCTG GATTGACTCTTGATGATATCGATGTCTTTGAGATCAACGAAGCATTCGCCAGTCAG GCTACATATTGTGTGAACAAACTTGGTATACCAATGGAGAAAGTGAATCCAAATGGTGGCGCTATTGCTCTGGGACATCCCCTTGGCTGTACTGGCGCCAGACAAGTAGCAACTCTGCTCTATGAACTCAAGAGGCGAGGCAAAAG GTCATACGGAGTCATTTCCATGTGCATAGGCACCGGAATGGGAGCTGCTGCTGTGCTGGAATATCCAGGACCCTGA